The DNA window GTTGACGTTTGTCTCAAAAGGAGTTTATATAACTTAGCCATGAGAACTGTAATGTGGTTGACGTTTGTCTCAAAAGGAATTAATCTAGTCTGAGGAGTTTAAACCTTTGAGGTGCCCTTCTGCCTTGTTGAAGCCATCGTAGATACAAATGTATCCCTTGTAATTCATATGCTTCACAAAAATAGTATTTGTTTGCATCTACATGAGTTTTCCTAAGCaaagtttctcttttttccgCAGGTTGTTTGATAAATGTCTCCCTCTAACTAGTTTGTGAATGAGGTGAAGGGATGGGCGAGGCTGTAGAGAAAGAGCACAGTAAGGCAATTATATAGGAACATTAAGTTTCGCTCGCTAGCGAGTTGAATGCTAAAATCGTAGATGCCAGATAAGTGTATCTGTGgcaaatcatttttatagAATTGTGCTAGTGACAAGCATATCGCCAGGTTTGAGTTTATTCAACCAATAATGTCATATGATGGCTTTTAGGGCcaaaattttggaggaaatacCATGATTTTGCCATTAGTGAGAGGACATGATGTTACTAGACCCCAATTCTATGTCAAGGCTATGCCCTTATTTTCTTTCAGTACTTACAGTTCATTCAGAACTGCAAAACATTATGTAAACCATCTTTTGGGCTTCATGGACGGGCAACAAATGAAACTTCCATTTCATTCCTGCCAATGTATGCAATGCTTGAGACAGGGGTAAAATAAGTCCCAATGCATATACCGTGAATCGGTCTATTTTATCCCTGTCATTGAACTATCTAATTAAGAAAACAGTAGAGATGTCATCTAACTATCTAATAAAGAAAACAGTAGAGTAATTAAAGGGTTCATGTACTAAACATTGCCTGTGTTAGAtccatttaattaattcattattatcgacgatttggatgttgacaatatatatggggtggctagcgaggcgtaaagatcgatggttaggatcaAGACATAAGGTTACCCAGGCAGTGTTACCGAAACTGTGGTTACCGCCACGGTAACAGCGGTAACCGAGCTCTCCGTGGAGGCATGGCTTtggtaagccgcggtaaccgagtttaaatttgaggagaatttaaaaaaatttaggaaatttaattgaaaaaatatatgttgtatatgttgatatataatgtagttttgtcaaagaaattcatgaaaaaatatattttcggcgtaattaaaaatcattaatgagaattttggaaaataaattaagaaatagccaattgcaaataatatttcatagaagATGGTTTAGGATATTTTGTgttaagtcattattaatttacactagagactagggtacataatgttaaaatacaaatatataacgatggatatatagaaaatatgtatggagaaaaattatacgtgcatgTTACTAcgtcataatatttttattcgtaataatggGTAATAGGTATAGTTGTAACGcagcaatcaaaatgaagttgttgtgaCTTATTAttgatgtgaattatttggtgaagggtgatatgacaAGTTGTTGTGACTTAttattggtgtgaattatttagtgaagggtgatatgacagtatatgtttgtatgttgcaatatcaagaatttagaaaacgtcatgtgaaaattttcttcttttccctataacatgtcctatttttcctgttataaatatagtcacaaaatattttcctatttttcatatatttttttagatttaaagttttttttgcatttgacctCACACCCACGGTCTCCTTGAGGTAATCACggttttagctaaaaaaccacgCGGGAAACCACGGTAACCGCTGTTCTCATGCATTGTTCTAGCACGTAGTTACCGTGGTTACCGCAGCAAACCGTGCGGTAAGCCACGAATACCATGCgggtttaaattcaaattttttggattcaaattcatcacggTTTTTGCAGTTACCGTGTGGGATCCGCAGGAGCGCGACGTCGCGGTTTTGACGGTTTGCACGGTAACACGAACCCTggacccaggttcaggctcttgactagcgagataataccttactcctgcttaGCGATTGTGTTGGATTGTGgacagatcaactagaagatagtcgatctgaatatgccgtGTTTCCGTGTGTCTGGCCGTGCCCCATAAGGGGTGCCCcttcccccttatatagtggggaaTATAGCTTATATATAGAGTACTAATTCGATAAGACTAagtctatcctaattcggttacaactcaGATACGGCATGCAATCGGGCAGTTACCAAACTCCAGTTGTTTCCATATAAATACGATTGCTTTCCTATTCGGTAACCCCAATCATACGTATATTTATAGTCTATGGATACCCCTAATACAGATATTCCACAGCAGTCCTCGGAGTCAAACATAGCCGTGCAAATTATCCGTGTAGATTGTTAATTATCAGATGTATCTTCACACAGTATGCTTGACGTTATTCGACTCCGAGTGCTTTCTGGGCACTCCCCGAGTGCTTTCTGAGTAATTTCGAGTACTCTATGATGAGACTGTGAATGGCTCCGAATGGAAGAAAGAAATATGTGCACCGAAGGTGCACCTATTTTGacaaattgaataaaatattatctctaACAGTGTGCTATctgattttctaatttttagcaatttatcGTATATTCTCTTTGCGCGCATATATGGAGAGATTTGTATTCACAGAAGTACGACGCCGGTTTTTTCTGGCGCCTCCGCCATAAAATTTCATCGTCAGCGTTTTTTCTTCTGCCGACGCCGCCCCGTCGCCATCTCCTCGGcagcacgccgccgtcgccccgcCGCTCCCCCCGCACACGCGCCCTCCCGCTGAGGGCCGGCCCGTGCGACCGCGTGCCTCATCATCGCCGCCCGGCGCCGGTGCCCGCCCGCGAGCATTGCCGCCTCCCCGccactcccctccccctcccctgccGCCGCTCCCCCCTTGCGGCCCGGCCCTGCGGCTGCGCGCCTCGCCGttgcgcgcgcgcggctgtGCGCCCAGCGCCGCGCCCCGGCCCCGCGCGGACGCACGCCtcctcgctgtcgccgcctgGAGCCCCGCCTCGCCCACGAGCTTCACTACTGAAGATTGTCACAGGTTAATCTTCACAGGTTAGTTAACTGAGTATCCTTTCAGCTGTTCTTTGGTGGTAGTGACTACTCTATGTATGTTGTTTGCAGTGCAAGCTGAGTTTCTTTCGGTCCCAGCTAAAACGGAGAAATTGGAAATTATGCCACTCCCAATATTGGGTTACGTCAGAATGCCACTTCAACCACCATTTTTGATTTGCCATTTTCGAGAATCCAGACCAATTTAATGTGTTTGCTGACCAGTGTGACCAAAATACCCCGTGCCTAAAGCCGTTCCGTTCGGATCCAGATCGGCatcagcctctcctcctcctttcctctagcagcagcagccagcagcccCGGCcggcagcaagcagcagcagcaccaggaaagcagcagctagcagcagcagcaagcattcaacagcagcagcaaggaaGCAGTCACCATCTCAACCAATGTCGACGAGTGGGGAAGGGGATGGAGCTATTGAGACCGGCGGTGCACACCGTCGCCGGACCCAGCCCACGCCATCTCTGCCCCCGGCCGGCGAAAATGTTGGCGACGAACAGCAAGGCAGCAGCGATCTCGCGGGAGGGGAGgcaaggcgacgacgacccaCCGGCGGACGACctacgccgtcgccggagccaTTCCGCCGTCTCTCTCCCGGacctccggcgacgacggccggcgagaaccagcgaggaagaagaaagaaaaagaagagagggcGTCGTCTCTTCCAGGAGAACTCggggaagaaaaaataacGAGGGGCATTTTCGCCCCTTTTCGCCCCTCCAAGTCACAAAAATGAGCAAATAAACCTGGATTGTTCAAAATGGCAAAACAAATAATGTTTTCATGCTCgaagtaatattttaaatgtgacAATATACGAAATAATATTCCGACATATTCATTATTGGGAGTGACATAATGTCCAATTTCTCGCTAAAAGGGCGTACGTGGCTAAACAtgcttctcttttatttttttcttttactgctTGTTTTAGTAAAGTGATTGTGGACACTTGTTGCGGGACGGCACGAGGGGCGCGGCGTGACGTAGGCAACGGCATGAGACGGAGCGAAGTAGGCGACAGGCGCGAGGAAGGCTAGATACGATCTTGCTCGACTAATTCTATTTTTGGTAATGGTAAGTAGAATATCTCAAACtcttatagataaaactaaaattccTTTGTTATATTGTTTACAAACTTGCTAAAACATATGATTTGGGAAACGAAAATTCGGGAACTGTTGGAGTTGGTCTAACATCTTGAGTTTTTCCTAAGCCGagaaattaaatttctaaactaaaataaaaaaatcatgttggTTTAGTCGAGAGTTAATTAaccaaaagaaattatttattaattctaCACAAAGGCcctatttttgtattttgtcgTATTAAATTTGACTGACATACACTGAAATCTCATGAAAAATGGCTTGAAAATTCACTAAATAGAAATCGTTTAaagtttaagaaaaaatcgggaactcattttttatcttttttcctctctttttagGTGTTGCTTTTCTGTTCGTTGGCCGAAAGCCGTGTTCGCATGGGTTTGGGCTTGGCCCATCCGGCCGGCCAGCCCTGCCCCTCTCTATGTACGCTACCGCCCCACGGCTGCACGCACCTCCCTCAGTACGATTCCTAAAATTGCACGGATTCTATCTAattcttttatctttatcttttccttttctatgCGTTGTGGATTTATAGATTGTTCCTATTTCTAATGCCGCATGTAGCCGCGCTTCGCATAGGCGTGTGCCACGCGAATCCACTCCGATCTATTAGATCGCCTGCCGCTTAGGTTTTATGTGAGTCGTGTAGCAGATCATCGTAAACAAAGCAAATTCTTCGTTTTGTATGCGTAGGTCGATGTTCattaaacctttttaacaagtcgttaatttatctttttagcGAGGCGTTAAATCATGTTTAACAGTTTGTTAAATCCTGCTTTATAGCTAACCATGttgttgttttggttttgtgtTTTATCGTGTTTTAGTACCGTTTCGTTGTGCGAATTCCTGATTTGTGCATATTCTGTCCTGTCgtgcgaagttgtgtttcatCCGGTGTTTTTCAATCCTATCGTTTATTAGTTCATCATATGAATACGTGATTCATACGTGAGTCGTTAGCAAGTTGTCAGTTCTAAGGTAAGTTTTGTTTTCCTCGGCCGTTTGCCCATTTCCCTCTTTCATTCAACTTGCTGTTATAAAGTCGCTAattcaaacttctaaaaccaaaacaaattaatctaaaatcCGTTTAAACCCATTCATATTACAGtggatcaataattttgtcaTCGGTCTgttaaaatagtttcttttactatttttgtGGCCTTTTGAATTGCTTTTGGTATTTTGAATTGTTTATTCTATATTTCGACAAAACCAACGGTCTTGATAATCCAAGCTATTCTAGAGTCGCAAGATAAGTCATATTTTTACCAATTCATTGCTAAATCCTTAAGCATGATGatcttagtttttaaattagtTTCGCATTGCTACTTTACAAGTATGCATTATTTTcgtaattacatatttataggttTACCTATGCTTTACTATTAAGTTATGACCTTGTAACCTGGggtttttctattatttatgcTGATATGCTTAGCCTGCTTAGTTGTCAACCTCACTTAATTTGAGTTTGAAAACACTATATTCATTCTTATTAATAAGCATGATGatcttagtttttaaattagtTTCGCATTGCTACTTTACAAGTATGCATTATTTTcgtaattacatatttataggttTACCTGTGCTTCACTATTAAGCCATTATGCCATTATGACCTTGTAACCTgaggtttttcttttatttatgctgATATGCTTAGCCCTGTTTAGTTGTCAACCTCACTTAATTTGAGTTTGGAAACACTATATTCATTCTCATTAATAAGTCAGGATTTTATCTCACCGTAAAAGTAGTGAAGCTTCAACAAAGGTTTCCAGTCCTTGAATTGAACCTAGAGAAGTCAAAATCAATGGTCGACCTGACATAGAACTCAGACGAAGGCGCTCAAAACTGTGCACAACTGGAATCAGCGTGGCAATAACAGGAGCATTTCCTTCTGATGCCAAGAAATTCTAGTGCTGCAGCAAATTAGGCAAAATTTCCAAAATGAAAGCCCCATTTATGGTGTCTTGGTTAATTCCGACGAATGCTTCTGAACAAAAAGAAGATTAAACATAGCCAAACATTGTAACACCGTTTTTATGGTCAAGAAACATGTACGTAAGCAGGTAGATACTAGGATCCAAACATATAGATTACCATTATTACAAGTGTTATGGTGCAGTAGCACCAATGATGGTAGATCTAATCTAATGACCAGCAGGGCATATATCTTCCAAGCTGCAAGAGGAAAGATTCAGGGCGtgaaaaatgaagaaacacaagttttttttttaaaaaaaaactagtgcaGGTATGGCAGACCTTTTTCCCAGAAACTCAATTATGTCGGTGGTGACAGTTGATCGCTTGTTCTTCTCAAAAGCAAGTGATGCAGCTTTCCTAAGAAGTATAGAGCCAGCTATGCACCCAAGGATCATTGAATTCACGCTGCATCACACCAAAACAAACACAAATCTTATTTGATATGATAATAGTCAAGAGTGGTGGGTGACAGTAGTCGAGTATAACCTCTTCTCTGTAGGGTACTCATTTGACAGGAGAAAGTGTTGCGCCCATGATGCAAATACTGCAACACTACCACCAACAAGTAAATTGGATAAGGTAACAAACCAGCAAAGAAAACCATTTAACATTAAAAGGCAATACTTTAACCTAAAAAAAGAATGTTGAATAAGCACACATTTTTGGAGCACTAATGCCATACTTTTAGGTAAGCTACCATGGGAACATTAACTAAACCATTACATCAAGAAGAGTTATTTGACTAACCAAAGCCCAGCACTTGGGAAACATGATCAAGATGGGTTCCATGGTTCACAAGATGTCAACGGTAGTCTGTTAGTAAATGTACTGTACTGAAGCACACGGGACAAGCAGTAGAAGTTAGCGCAACAGCATGAACTTATTCTGTTTTGAAGGTGGGGGCAATCAGTTATTTGTTAGAATGTGAGGCTAATTATTCAGGCCATTATCTGTCTTTCTTCATATTTGAAGTTTAGTGTCTAGCTTTTCGTGTTATCATTGCATGTTGCTCTTCATATCATCGCCGAGCAAACTAAACTGCCTTCCCAAAAAgcttctttttccttcattCATCCTTACACAGAGGCCTAGTCTATGCAATCCTTCAGCTTTTTGCATGACAAACTATAGGAAAATGAAAACCTGACGACAACACTTCGGATTTAAGCACAGTTTTTGGCGATAAGTAGGAAAACATATAGGTAAAGGTTCTATTGGGGCATCTCTTTGATATGAGGCCATAGAAATTACCATGGGAATTAAAagtcaaagaaaaaggagCAGTCATAACTACAAAAAGAGCAACAGCACCAATTGGCAACTGACCTTCCAGAAAGAATGTCACCTTGACCACCACATCTCCTTGGGGAACCAAAGGTACTCACTTGTGTtactaaataaaacaatgtaaCCATTAGCTAAGGTATGCAAAATATGGAGTAACCAAAttgtttcaccaaaatttaagtAGCCCGAAGAAGCCTTCTAGTATACCTGTTTTGCCATCACTAATTATATCTTCTTGACCTTTCCGCATGATGGTTATGCCACCGATCCTGTTAAACAGAACCAGAGAACATCACAAATGAGCAATGACAAATAAATGATTGCAGTGATTATAATCATACTTTTGGCATAGTGCAGTAAGTTGTTCAGAAGCATTTTCTTCATTTACTTCAGAGTTAAGAACCTTCTGGACAAGACGCTTGTACTCGTATTTATTTGGTGTTAGGATGGCAAGTGAGTTATGCTCAACAAGACTAAGGTTATTGGTTACAAGGAAAAGGCCATCCTGCatatattaaagaaaaatcaagactggcttataatttataatttctaagatgttttgataaaaatatcaaatggtACCCCATCAACAACGGTTGGAATATTTGCCTGCCGTGCGTGTCTCATGATATTACTTACACAATCCTACAAACAAGATATGTGAAACAAACATAAGATCACAATTTCGAATAATATTCTAAACATATAAGATTGGACAAATAGATAACATGGGGCAATAGTACAATTCCCATTGAAAATTCATTCATGGTTAGAATTCATCTATATACAGCCAACTCTGCTATACGTCCAACGCATGTGTCCGACGCATGTACAACTGAAACGGCGGAAAGACGAGCAATGATGGCATCAGATATGACTAGGGTCGCTGGGCCTCGTTGTTGTAACAGCTCACGCTCACAGATGACGCCGTCGACTAGTCGTACGATAGTCGTATGAATCCGTCATGTGTATAGCATTTTCGATATACAGCTTCATAATGTAACTATCATTCCTAGCCTAGAAAACGTTTCAGGATTGAGTTTGTTGCCAGTATAGACTCATTAACCCCATGAATCACAACGTCCTTACTCTCGAGGAATGTTACGATTGCAATTTGTACATCATTACAAATACTGCAAATTATTTATCAACAACAAACTGGTCTATTCTTGACAGCTGCTAACCCAATTAGGAATGAAGTACAAATAGTTGCACCAATGCACCAAAAATGAAATCTGTCGATTTGAAAGAAGAGCAAACAAGAATATGGAGTAGCAATGATGTTGAACTTTGAAAATTATCTAATTAATCTTAACCTGTACAAAGAGCAAAGGTAGCAACCAATAAAGCTAATGAAAATGACCTAGACAGGACACAGATACTAGTTTCAGTCCAGAAGATGTGATGTATGTAAACTGACCAGAAGAAACGGGTCCCTTCCAAGGCCAGGACCCACAACGATGCAATCAAAGCGCTCCATCCACTTTGCTACTTCTGTGAGAATTCTAGAAGAAATAGATTCTCTCTCACCATCGCTGTCAAAGTAAGATGAAGTGAGATTCTCTAAGATAACAATGTGATGATAGCATAAAAggtaaaactaaataaaattaatgttaCCTTACACTGTATGATTCCTCTAGTATTGGGTGTACAATCAGCTCAGGACTATAACTCTTTATTACTGTTGCAGCATCTCGTGTGC is part of the Oryza brachyantha chromosome 11, ObraRS2, whole genome shotgun sequence genome and encodes:
- the LOC102702978 gene encoding ATP-dependent (S)-NAD(P)H-hydrate dehydratase produces the protein MGAWRQQQRGRMWAASPAFRRQLFLLRSLSPPSPSPSPCAAALSTTTTFSSSSFGVHAMAAPVYEADAEAVVRRITPPLDRARHKGQAGKIAVIGGCREYTGAPYFAAISALKVGADLSHVFCTRDAATVIKSYSPELIVHPILEESYSVSDGERESISSRILTEVAKWMERFDCIVVGPGLGRDPFLLDCVSNIMRHARQANIPTVVDGDGLFLVTNNLSLVEHNSLAILTPNKYEYKRLVQKVLNSEVNEENASEQLTALCQKIGGITIMRKGQEDIISDGKTVTQVSTFGSPRRCGGQGDILSGSVAVFASWAQHFLLSNEYPTEKSVNSMILGCIAGSILLRKAASLAFEKNKRSTVTTDIIEFLGKSLEDICPAGH